Proteins co-encoded in one Zalophus californianus isolate mZalCal1 chromosome 9, mZalCal1.pri.v2, whole genome shotgun sequence genomic window:
- the DNAJB7 gene encoding dnaJ homolog subfamily B member 7 produces MVDYYEVLGVQRYASPEDIKKAYHKVALKWHPDKNPENKAAAQRKFKVAEAYEVLSNNEKRDIYDKYGQEGLNGRGRIHFDDFEYGFTFRKPDIVFRETFGERDPFSFHFFEDSLEDLLKSPKSSHGSRGTRSFFATSSKYPVFERFSSYDTVYTPYGSLGHEGLHSSSSLAFDDSGMSNYISVIALGKVSNSRNTNTQRITENDQEREVDNDGELKSFLINGVAVEEGFAEECSWGRKLFNSYSPKSYSPEHVTQYTLVDSDEQDIPWVTSN; encoded by the coding sequence ATGGTGGATTACTATGAAGTTCTAGGAGTGCAGAGATATGCTTCACCTGAGGATATTAAAAAGGCTTATCATAAAGTGGCACTTAAATGGCACCCTgataaaaatccagaaaataaagCAGCAGCTCAGAGAAAATTCAAAGTAGCTGAAGCATATGAGGTATTATCAAATAATGAAAAACGGGACATTTATGATAAATATGGCCAAGAAGGATTAAATGGTAGAGGCAGAATTCATTTTGATGATTTTGAATATGGCTTCACATTCCGTAAGCCAGATATTGTCTTTAGAGAAACTTTTGGTGAAAGGGacccattttcatttcatttctttgaagacTCACTTGAGGACCTTTTAAAGAGTCCAAAAAGCTCCCACGGAAGCAGAGGTACAAGATCCTTTTTTGCTACCTCCAGTAAATATCCggtttttgaaagattttcttcATATGATACAGTATACACACCATATGGTTCACTGGGCCATGAGGGCCTTCATTCATCCTCCTCCCTGGCATTTGATGATAGTGGGATGAGCAACTACATATCTGTTATAGCTTTAGGTAAGGTTAGTAATAGCAGAAATACAAATACACAGAGAATTACTGAGAATGATCAAGAAAGAGAAGTTGACAATGATGGTGAGTTGAAGTCCTTCCTTATAAATGGTGTGGCAGTTGAAGAGGGCTTTGCAGAAGAATGCAGTTGGGGAAGAAAGTTATTCAACAGTTACTCACCAAAGTCCTACAGCCCCGAACATGTAACTCAATATACTTTGGTGGATAGTGATGAGCAAGATATACCTTGGGTCACCAGCAACTAG